From a single Stigmatopora argus isolate UIUO_Sarg chromosome 4, RoL_Sarg_1.0, whole genome shotgun sequence genomic region:
- the LOC144072843 gene encoding protein MTSS 1-like isoform X2 produces METVIEKDCSALGGLFQTLIGDMKSGYPIWEDFITKAGKLQSQFRATVVALAAFLDAFQKVADLATNSRGGTRDIGSALTRMCMRHRSIEAKFKQFSMTFLEALINPLQEETEEWKRDVYTLDKDHAKDYKRARQEIKKKSSDTLKLQKKAKKGRGDILPQLDCAMQDVSDKYILLEEIEKEALRKALIEERQRFCSFVAMLRPVVDEEISMLGEITHLQTISDDLKSLTSDPHKLPPASEQVILDLKGSDYNWSYQTPPSSPSTTTSRKSSMCSSLNSVNSSDSRGSSSSHSHSPSSSSSSSSSHHLFHHHQPRQRFRSSMLSQQAPARLSSISSHDSGFMSSSHDQHTSSKSSSPMPAKSKLSNGFDHYSPANSPINGGSLSSGSSTAFPFFPTSSTSSSCPTRSWSRPASALLSDFPHNCPMGSPMVPSSRVPSWKDWAKPGPYDQPMVNTLRKKKDKGPPAVMDSNGVTCKEISTPQSLSTNFPNTAEMQTPKKLSLEQRNGTSPVKPGEFEAHDELAVALSRGLELDTQRSSRESIQCSSGYNTQTNTPSCSEDTIPSQVSDYDYFSMAGEQVPEQQQSDFDKSSTIPRNSDICHSYRRMFQTKRPASTAGLPSPQSPDPVQGGYANGACPSTPTHTYISTGPYPANSTGISNQGYYSASHNVTGSYCTGQGPVIVTPGVATIRRTPSSKPSTRRSGSVVGAGPIPIRTPVIPVKIPTVPDMPQVVNGKRCTDEITGSPDSPTFPQGVLPVASWSGQASTNPPTVPLPNQLAHQHPHTELGGDEPDGNMLLAIRNGVKLKRTLTNDRSAPRIA; encoded by the exons GAGGCACAAGAGACATCGGATCAGCTTTAACCAGGATGTGCATGAGACACCGCAGCATTGAAGCCAAATTCAAACAGTTTTCCAT GACCTTTCTGGAGGCTCTGATCAACCCTCTACAAGAAGAGACAGAGGAGTGGAAAAGAGATGTCTACACTTTGGATAAGGACCATGCCAAAG ATTACAAGAGAGCTCGACAGGAAATCAAGAAAAAGTCATCGGACACATTGAAACTTCAGAAGAAAGCAAAGAAAG GTCGTGGTGATATCCTTCCCCAGTTGGACTGTGCGATGCAGGATGTTAGTGACAAATACATTCTTCTGGAAGAAATTGAGAAAGAGGCACTTAGGAAAGCTTTAAtagaagagagacagagattcTGCTCTTTTGTAGCCATGCTGCGCCCTGTTGTG GATGAAGAGATATCAATGTTAGGAGAGATCACCCATCTCCAGACAATCTCAGATGACCTCAAATCTCTGACCTCCGATCCCCATAAGCTGCCCCCTGCCAGTGAACAA GTGATCTTGGATCTTAAAGGTTCAGACTATAATTGGTCATACCAAACTCCACCTTCGTCTCCTAGCACCACTACGTCCAGGAAGTCCAGCATGTGCAG TAGTTTGAACAGTGTTAACAGTAGTGACTCTAGGGGCTCAAGTAGCTCTCACTCTCATtctccttcctcctcttcttcctcgtcTTCTTCACACCACCTCTTCCACCATCATCAACCTCGCCAACGGTTTCGCAGCTCCATGCTATCCCAGCAGGCCCCAGCTCGCCTTTCCAGCATCTCCTCCCATGACTCAGGCTTCATGTCTTCATCGCATGACCAGCACACATCTTCCAAGTCTTCATCACCGATGCCAGCTAAAAGCAAG CTGTCCAATGGTTTTGACCACTACAGCCCAGCCAACTCTCCTATCAATGGTGGGAGTTTAAGCTCAGGCTCCAGCACAGCCTTTCCCTTCTTCCCTACCTCCTCcacttcatcctcctgcccaACACGGTCATGGTCACGTCCCGCCTCAGCACTGCTGTCAGACTTCCCTCACAACTGCCCGATGGGCTCTCCCATGGTGCCTTCCTCTCGTGTTCCAAGCTGGAAG GACTGGGCAAAGCCAGGTCCATATGACCAGCCCATGGTCAACACATTGCGAAAGAAGAAGGACAAGGGGCCCCCAGCTGTAATGGACAGTAATGGTGTAACATGCAAAGAAATCAGCACACCGCAAAGCCTGTCGACCAATTTTCCGAATACAGCTGAAATGCAAACACCTAAAAAGTTGTCATTGGAACAAAGAAACGGGACATCACCAGTAAAG CCTGGCGAGTTTGAGGCCCATGATGAACTGGCGGTGGCCTTATCAAGAGGCCTGGAACTTGATACCCAGAGATCCAGCCGGGAATCAATCCAGTGCTCCAGCGGATACAACACTCAGACTAATACACCCAGCTGTTCTGAGGACACAATACCCTCACAAG TTTCAGATTACGACTATTTTTCAATGGCCGGGGAGCAGGTTCCTGAACAACAGCAGTCAGACTTTGACAAGTCTTCCACCATCCCTAGAAACAGTGACATATGCCATTCGTACCGCCGCATGTTTCAGACCAAGCGGCCCGCCTCCACAGCCGGGCTGCCGAGTCCACAGTCTCCCGACCCTGTACAGGGGGGCTACGCCAATGGAGCCTGTCCTTCGACACCCACCCATACATATATATCAACAGGGCCTTATCCAGCTAACTCTACAG GTATTTCAAATCAGGGGTATTATTCTGCATCCCACAATGTCACCGGATCCTATTGTACTGGTCAAGGTCCAGTTATAGTCACCCCAGGTGTGGCCACAATCCGCCGCACACCTTCCTCCAAGCCCTCTACCCGTCGTTCAGGCTCAGTTGTGGGTGCAGGTCCCATTCCTATCCGTACGCCAGTCATCCCAGTAAAAATTCCAACAGTTCCTGACATGCCACAGGTGGTAAATGGGAAGAGGTGCACAGACGAGATCACTGGGAGCCCAGATTCTCCCACATTTCCACAAGGAGTGCTGCCAGTGGCTTCTTGGAGCGGCCAGGCATCAACCAATCCTCCCACCGTCCCACTGCCCAACCAATTGGCCCACCAGCACCCTCACACTGAGCTAGGCGGAGACGAGCCAGATGGCAACATGTTGCTGGCCATCCGTAACGGAGTAAAGCTCAAGCGGACCCTCACCAATGACCGCTCAGCGCCACGAATCGCCTGA
- the LOC144072843 gene encoding protein MTSS 1-like isoform X1, with protein sequence METVIEKDCSALGGLFQTLIGDMKSGYPIWEDFITKAGKLQSQFRATVVALAAFLDAFQKVADLATNSRGGTRDIGSALTRMCMRHRSIEAKFKQFSMTFLEALINPLQEETEEWKRDVYTLDKDHAKDYKRARQEIKKKSSDTLKLQKKAKKGRGDILPQLDCAMQDVSDKYILLEEIEKEALRKALIEERQRFCSFVAMLRPVVDEEISMLGEITHLQTISDDLKSLTSDPHKLPPASEQVILDLKGSDYNWSYQTPPSSPSTTTSRKSSMCSSLNSVNSSDSRGSSSSHSHSPSSSSSSSSSHHLFHHHQPRQRFRSSMLSQQAPARLSSISSHDSGFMSSSHDQHTSSKSSSPMPAKSKPCTSSSSSNVSESGHLHTELSGVLTSIAAATVETPPLSIDKLSNGFDHYSPANSPINGGSLSSGSSTAFPFFPTSSTSSSCPTRSWSRPASALLSDFPHNCPMGSPMVPSSRVPSWKDWAKPGPYDQPMVNTLRKKKDKGPPAVMDSNGVTCKEISTPQSLSTNFPNTAEMQTPKKLSLEQRNGTSPVKPGEFEAHDELAVALSRGLELDTQRSSRESIQCSSGYNTQTNTPSCSEDTIPSQVSDYDYFSMAGEQVPEQQQSDFDKSSTIPRNSDICHSYRRMFQTKRPASTAGLPSPQSPDPVQGGYANGACPSTPTHTYISTGPYPANSTGISNQGYYSASHNVTGSYCTGQGPVIVTPGVATIRRTPSSKPSTRRSGSVVGAGPIPIRTPVIPVKIPTVPDMPQVVNGKRCTDEITGSPDSPTFPQGVLPVASWSGQASTNPPTVPLPNQLAHQHPHTELGGDEPDGNMLLAIRNGVKLKRTLTNDRSAPRIA encoded by the exons GAGGCACAAGAGACATCGGATCAGCTTTAACCAGGATGTGCATGAGACACCGCAGCATTGAAGCCAAATTCAAACAGTTTTCCAT GACCTTTCTGGAGGCTCTGATCAACCCTCTACAAGAAGAGACAGAGGAGTGGAAAAGAGATGTCTACACTTTGGATAAGGACCATGCCAAAG ATTACAAGAGAGCTCGACAGGAAATCAAGAAAAAGTCATCGGACACATTGAAACTTCAGAAGAAAGCAAAGAAAG GTCGTGGTGATATCCTTCCCCAGTTGGACTGTGCGATGCAGGATGTTAGTGACAAATACATTCTTCTGGAAGAAATTGAGAAAGAGGCACTTAGGAAAGCTTTAAtagaagagagacagagattcTGCTCTTTTGTAGCCATGCTGCGCCCTGTTGTG GATGAAGAGATATCAATGTTAGGAGAGATCACCCATCTCCAGACAATCTCAGATGACCTCAAATCTCTGACCTCCGATCCCCATAAGCTGCCCCCTGCCAGTGAACAA GTGATCTTGGATCTTAAAGGTTCAGACTATAATTGGTCATACCAAACTCCACCTTCGTCTCCTAGCACCACTACGTCCAGGAAGTCCAGCATGTGCAG TAGTTTGAACAGTGTTAACAGTAGTGACTCTAGGGGCTCAAGTAGCTCTCACTCTCATtctccttcctcctcttcttcctcgtcTTCTTCACACCACCTCTTCCACCATCATCAACCTCGCCAACGGTTTCGCAGCTCCATGCTATCCCAGCAGGCCCCAGCTCGCCTTTCCAGCATCTCCTCCCATGACTCAGGCTTCATGTCTTCATCGCATGACCAGCACACATCTTCCAAGTCTTCATCACCGATGCCAGCTAAAAGCAAG CCTTGTACCAGTTCCAGCTCCTCTAATGTGTCAGAGTCTGGGCACCTTCACACTGAGTTGAGCGGTGTTCTCACGTCAATAGCAGCAGCAACTGTTGAAACACCTCCGCTTTCTATTGACAAG CTGTCCAATGGTTTTGACCACTACAGCCCAGCCAACTCTCCTATCAATGGTGGGAGTTTAAGCTCAGGCTCCAGCACAGCCTTTCCCTTCTTCCCTACCTCCTCcacttcatcctcctgcccaACACGGTCATGGTCACGTCCCGCCTCAGCACTGCTGTCAGACTTCCCTCACAACTGCCCGATGGGCTCTCCCATGGTGCCTTCCTCTCGTGTTCCAAGCTGGAAG GACTGGGCAAAGCCAGGTCCATATGACCAGCCCATGGTCAACACATTGCGAAAGAAGAAGGACAAGGGGCCCCCAGCTGTAATGGACAGTAATGGTGTAACATGCAAAGAAATCAGCACACCGCAAAGCCTGTCGACCAATTTTCCGAATACAGCTGAAATGCAAACACCTAAAAAGTTGTCATTGGAACAAAGAAACGGGACATCACCAGTAAAG CCTGGCGAGTTTGAGGCCCATGATGAACTGGCGGTGGCCTTATCAAGAGGCCTGGAACTTGATACCCAGAGATCCAGCCGGGAATCAATCCAGTGCTCCAGCGGATACAACACTCAGACTAATACACCCAGCTGTTCTGAGGACACAATACCCTCACAAG TTTCAGATTACGACTATTTTTCAATGGCCGGGGAGCAGGTTCCTGAACAACAGCAGTCAGACTTTGACAAGTCTTCCACCATCCCTAGAAACAGTGACATATGCCATTCGTACCGCCGCATGTTTCAGACCAAGCGGCCCGCCTCCACAGCCGGGCTGCCGAGTCCACAGTCTCCCGACCCTGTACAGGGGGGCTACGCCAATGGAGCCTGTCCTTCGACACCCACCCATACATATATATCAACAGGGCCTTATCCAGCTAACTCTACAG GTATTTCAAATCAGGGGTATTATTCTGCATCCCACAATGTCACCGGATCCTATTGTACTGGTCAAGGTCCAGTTATAGTCACCCCAGGTGTGGCCACAATCCGCCGCACACCTTCCTCCAAGCCCTCTACCCGTCGTTCAGGCTCAGTTGTGGGTGCAGGTCCCATTCCTATCCGTACGCCAGTCATCCCAGTAAAAATTCCAACAGTTCCTGACATGCCACAGGTGGTAAATGGGAAGAGGTGCACAGACGAGATCACTGGGAGCCCAGATTCTCCCACATTTCCACAAGGAGTGCTGCCAGTGGCTTCTTGGAGCGGCCAGGCATCAACCAATCCTCCCACCGTCCCACTGCCCAACCAATTGGCCCACCAGCACCCTCACACTGAGCTAGGCGGAGACGAGCCAGATGGCAACATGTTGCTGGCCATCCGTAACGGAGTAAAGCTCAAGCGGACCCTCACCAATGACCGCTCAGCGCCACGAATCGCCTGA
- the LOC144072843 gene encoding protein MTSS 1-like isoform X3, translating into METVIEKDCSALGGLFQTLIGDMKSGYPIWEDFITKAGKLQSQFRATVVALAAFLDAFQKVADLATNSRGGTRDIGSALTRMCMRHRSIEAKFKQFSMTFLEALINPLQEETEEWKRDVYTLDKDHAKDYKRARQEIKKKSSDTLKLQKKAKKGRGDILPQLDCAMQDVSDKYILLEEIEKEALRKALIEERQRFCSFVAMLRPVVDEEISMLGEITHLQTISDDLKSLTSDPHKLPPASEQVILDLKGSDYNWSYQTPPSSPSTTTSRKSSMCSSMLSQQAPARLSSISSHDSGFMSSSHDQHTSSKSSSPMPAKSKPCTSSSSSNVSESGHLHTELSGVLTSIAAATVETPPLSIDKLSNGFDHYSPANSPINGGSLSSGSSTAFPFFPTSSTSSSCPTRSWSRPASALLSDFPHNCPMGSPMVPSSRVPSWKDWAKPGPYDQPMVNTLRKKKDKGPPAVMDSNGVTCKEISTPQSLSTNFPNTAEMQTPKKLSLEQRNGTSPVKPGEFEAHDELAVALSRGLELDTQRSSRESIQCSSGYNTQTNTPSCSEDTIPSQVSDYDYFSMAGEQVPEQQQSDFDKSSTIPRNSDICHSYRRMFQTKRPASTAGLPSPQSPDPVQGGYANGACPSTPTHTYISTGPYPANSTGISNQGYYSASHNVTGSYCTGQGPVIVTPGVATIRRTPSSKPSTRRSGSVVGAGPIPIRTPVIPVKIPTVPDMPQVVNGKRCTDEITGSPDSPTFPQGVLPVASWSGQASTNPPTVPLPNQLAHQHPHTELGGDEPDGNMLLAIRNGVKLKRTLTNDRSAPRIA; encoded by the exons GAGGCACAAGAGACATCGGATCAGCTTTAACCAGGATGTGCATGAGACACCGCAGCATTGAAGCCAAATTCAAACAGTTTTCCAT GACCTTTCTGGAGGCTCTGATCAACCCTCTACAAGAAGAGACAGAGGAGTGGAAAAGAGATGTCTACACTTTGGATAAGGACCATGCCAAAG ATTACAAGAGAGCTCGACAGGAAATCAAGAAAAAGTCATCGGACACATTGAAACTTCAGAAGAAAGCAAAGAAAG GTCGTGGTGATATCCTTCCCCAGTTGGACTGTGCGATGCAGGATGTTAGTGACAAATACATTCTTCTGGAAGAAATTGAGAAAGAGGCACTTAGGAAAGCTTTAAtagaagagagacagagattcTGCTCTTTTGTAGCCATGCTGCGCCCTGTTGTG GATGAAGAGATATCAATGTTAGGAGAGATCACCCATCTCCAGACAATCTCAGATGACCTCAAATCTCTGACCTCCGATCCCCATAAGCTGCCCCCTGCCAGTGAACAA GTGATCTTGGATCTTAAAGGTTCAGACTATAATTGGTCATACCAAACTCCACCTTCGTCTCCTAGCACCACTACGTCCAGGAAGTCCAGCATGTGCAG CTCCATGCTATCCCAGCAGGCCCCAGCTCGCCTTTCCAGCATCTCCTCCCATGACTCAGGCTTCATGTCTTCATCGCATGACCAGCACACATCTTCCAAGTCTTCATCACCGATGCCAGCTAAAAGCAAG CCTTGTACCAGTTCCAGCTCCTCTAATGTGTCAGAGTCTGGGCACCTTCACACTGAGTTGAGCGGTGTTCTCACGTCAATAGCAGCAGCAACTGTTGAAACACCTCCGCTTTCTATTGACAAG CTGTCCAATGGTTTTGACCACTACAGCCCAGCCAACTCTCCTATCAATGGTGGGAGTTTAAGCTCAGGCTCCAGCACAGCCTTTCCCTTCTTCCCTACCTCCTCcacttcatcctcctgcccaACACGGTCATGGTCACGTCCCGCCTCAGCACTGCTGTCAGACTTCCCTCACAACTGCCCGATGGGCTCTCCCATGGTGCCTTCCTCTCGTGTTCCAAGCTGGAAG GACTGGGCAAAGCCAGGTCCATATGACCAGCCCATGGTCAACACATTGCGAAAGAAGAAGGACAAGGGGCCCCCAGCTGTAATGGACAGTAATGGTGTAACATGCAAAGAAATCAGCACACCGCAAAGCCTGTCGACCAATTTTCCGAATACAGCTGAAATGCAAACACCTAAAAAGTTGTCATTGGAACAAAGAAACGGGACATCACCAGTAAAG CCTGGCGAGTTTGAGGCCCATGATGAACTGGCGGTGGCCTTATCAAGAGGCCTGGAACTTGATACCCAGAGATCCAGCCGGGAATCAATCCAGTGCTCCAGCGGATACAACACTCAGACTAATACACCCAGCTGTTCTGAGGACACAATACCCTCACAAG TTTCAGATTACGACTATTTTTCAATGGCCGGGGAGCAGGTTCCTGAACAACAGCAGTCAGACTTTGACAAGTCTTCCACCATCCCTAGAAACAGTGACATATGCCATTCGTACCGCCGCATGTTTCAGACCAAGCGGCCCGCCTCCACAGCCGGGCTGCCGAGTCCACAGTCTCCCGACCCTGTACAGGGGGGCTACGCCAATGGAGCCTGTCCTTCGACACCCACCCATACATATATATCAACAGGGCCTTATCCAGCTAACTCTACAG GTATTTCAAATCAGGGGTATTATTCTGCATCCCACAATGTCACCGGATCCTATTGTACTGGTCAAGGTCCAGTTATAGTCACCCCAGGTGTGGCCACAATCCGCCGCACACCTTCCTCCAAGCCCTCTACCCGTCGTTCAGGCTCAGTTGTGGGTGCAGGTCCCATTCCTATCCGTACGCCAGTCATCCCAGTAAAAATTCCAACAGTTCCTGACATGCCACAGGTGGTAAATGGGAAGAGGTGCACAGACGAGATCACTGGGAGCCCAGATTCTCCCACATTTCCACAAGGAGTGCTGCCAGTGGCTTCTTGGAGCGGCCAGGCATCAACCAATCCTCCCACCGTCCCACTGCCCAACCAATTGGCCCACCAGCACCCTCACACTGAGCTAGGCGGAGACGAGCCAGATGGCAACATGTTGCTGGCCATCCGTAACGGAGTAAAGCTCAAGCGGACCCTCACCAATGACCGCTCAGCGCCACGAATCGCCTGA
- the LOC144072843 gene encoding protein MTSS 1-like isoform X4, with product METVIEKDCSALGGLFQTLIGDMKSGYPIWEDFITKAGKLQSQFRATVVALAAFLDAFQKVADLATNSRGGTRDIGSALTRMCMRHRSIEAKFKQFSMTFLEALINPLQEETEEWKRDVYTLDKDHAKDYKRARQEIKKKSSDTLKLQKKAKKGRGDILPQLDCAMQDVSDKYILLEEIEKEALRKALIEERQRFCSFVAMLRPVVDEEISMLGEITHLQTISDDLKSLTSDPHKLPPASEQVILDLKGSDYNWSYQTPPSSPSTTTSRKSSMCSSLNSVNSSDSRGSSSSHSHSPSSSSSSSSSHHLFHHHQPRQRFRSSMLSQQAPARLSSISSHDSGFMSSSHDQHTSSKSSSPMPAKSKPCTSSSSSNVSESGHLHTELSGVLTSIAAATVETPPLSIDKDWAKPGPYDQPMVNTLRKKKDKGPPAVMDSNGVTCKEISTPQSLSTNFPNTAEMQTPKKLSLEQRNGTSPVKPGEFEAHDELAVALSRGLELDTQRSSRESIQCSSGYNTQTNTPSCSEDTIPSQVSDYDYFSMAGEQVPEQQQSDFDKSSTIPRNSDICHSYRRMFQTKRPASTAGLPSPQSPDPVQGGYANGACPSTPTHTYISTGPYPANSTGISNQGYYSASHNVTGSYCTGQGPVIVTPGVATIRRTPSSKPSTRRSGSVVGAGPIPIRTPVIPVKIPTVPDMPQVVNGKRCTDEITGSPDSPTFPQGVLPVASWSGQASTNPPTVPLPNQLAHQHPHTELGGDEPDGNMLLAIRNGVKLKRTLTNDRSAPRIA from the exons GAGGCACAAGAGACATCGGATCAGCTTTAACCAGGATGTGCATGAGACACCGCAGCATTGAAGCCAAATTCAAACAGTTTTCCAT GACCTTTCTGGAGGCTCTGATCAACCCTCTACAAGAAGAGACAGAGGAGTGGAAAAGAGATGTCTACACTTTGGATAAGGACCATGCCAAAG ATTACAAGAGAGCTCGACAGGAAATCAAGAAAAAGTCATCGGACACATTGAAACTTCAGAAGAAAGCAAAGAAAG GTCGTGGTGATATCCTTCCCCAGTTGGACTGTGCGATGCAGGATGTTAGTGACAAATACATTCTTCTGGAAGAAATTGAGAAAGAGGCACTTAGGAAAGCTTTAAtagaagagagacagagattcTGCTCTTTTGTAGCCATGCTGCGCCCTGTTGTG GATGAAGAGATATCAATGTTAGGAGAGATCACCCATCTCCAGACAATCTCAGATGACCTCAAATCTCTGACCTCCGATCCCCATAAGCTGCCCCCTGCCAGTGAACAA GTGATCTTGGATCTTAAAGGTTCAGACTATAATTGGTCATACCAAACTCCACCTTCGTCTCCTAGCACCACTACGTCCAGGAAGTCCAGCATGTGCAG TAGTTTGAACAGTGTTAACAGTAGTGACTCTAGGGGCTCAAGTAGCTCTCACTCTCATtctccttcctcctcttcttcctcgtcTTCTTCACACCACCTCTTCCACCATCATCAACCTCGCCAACGGTTTCGCAGCTCCATGCTATCCCAGCAGGCCCCAGCTCGCCTTTCCAGCATCTCCTCCCATGACTCAGGCTTCATGTCTTCATCGCATGACCAGCACACATCTTCCAAGTCTTCATCACCGATGCCAGCTAAAAGCAAG CCTTGTACCAGTTCCAGCTCCTCTAATGTGTCAGAGTCTGGGCACCTTCACACTGAGTTGAGCGGTGTTCTCACGTCAATAGCAGCAGCAACTGTTGAAACACCTCCGCTTTCTATTGACAAG GACTGGGCAAAGCCAGGTCCATATGACCAGCCCATGGTCAACACATTGCGAAAGAAGAAGGACAAGGGGCCCCCAGCTGTAATGGACAGTAATGGTGTAACATGCAAAGAAATCAGCACACCGCAAAGCCTGTCGACCAATTTTCCGAATACAGCTGAAATGCAAACACCTAAAAAGTTGTCATTGGAACAAAGAAACGGGACATCACCAGTAAAG CCTGGCGAGTTTGAGGCCCATGATGAACTGGCGGTGGCCTTATCAAGAGGCCTGGAACTTGATACCCAGAGATCCAGCCGGGAATCAATCCAGTGCTCCAGCGGATACAACACTCAGACTAATACACCCAGCTGTTCTGAGGACACAATACCCTCACAAG TTTCAGATTACGACTATTTTTCAATGGCCGGGGAGCAGGTTCCTGAACAACAGCAGTCAGACTTTGACAAGTCTTCCACCATCCCTAGAAACAGTGACATATGCCATTCGTACCGCCGCATGTTTCAGACCAAGCGGCCCGCCTCCACAGCCGGGCTGCCGAGTCCACAGTCTCCCGACCCTGTACAGGGGGGCTACGCCAATGGAGCCTGTCCTTCGACACCCACCCATACATATATATCAACAGGGCCTTATCCAGCTAACTCTACAG GTATTTCAAATCAGGGGTATTATTCTGCATCCCACAATGTCACCGGATCCTATTGTACTGGTCAAGGTCCAGTTATAGTCACCCCAGGTGTGGCCACAATCCGCCGCACACCTTCCTCCAAGCCCTCTACCCGTCGTTCAGGCTCAGTTGTGGGTGCAGGTCCCATTCCTATCCGTACGCCAGTCATCCCAGTAAAAATTCCAACAGTTCCTGACATGCCACAGGTGGTAAATGGGAAGAGGTGCACAGACGAGATCACTGGGAGCCCAGATTCTCCCACATTTCCACAAGGAGTGCTGCCAGTGGCTTCTTGGAGCGGCCAGGCATCAACCAATCCTCCCACCGTCCCACTGCCCAACCAATTGGCCCACCAGCACCCTCACACTGAGCTAGGCGGAGACGAGCCAGATGGCAACATGTTGCTGGCCATCCGTAACGGAGTAAAGCTCAAGCGGACCCTCACCAATGACCGCTCAGCGCCACGAATCGCCTGA